TTTGAATCGCTGATCCTTTCAATTACTCATCCTCTTTTCAGAAGATAGCCTGACCGCAATCGACCAGGCTATCTTCGACAGTTTTAAGTCGCGCGTATCAGTTCTTCGTGTGTGATTTCACACTCTTCGACTGACATCTCATTTTGCCCCGCATGCATCGTGGGGCCTTTAAGCTTGCAAATCCACCCATTGGTGAAGTTCCAACGTGCGACCTCAGTTGCATCCGGCGCATAAGCAACGACCGAGCCGTTCTTGCGCGCTTCACCCATCTTGCCATCCTTGGCTTTCTGGAACCACTCGGTGAGTTTCATCGAGTCCGTCACGCCACGGCGCAAAATAATGTTCGAGTACTTAATCGGGCCAGGCAATTTTTTAAGAACCATCTTGCCTTTGGCATCCATCTGGTAGTCTTCAACGACCTGGATTTCCATTTCCAAGCCGCTGCATTCGCGAAATATGCACTCATCCACTCCGGTTACTTCCAGAGCGAAATGATGCACTCTTAGGGGATCTACTCCTCCTGCAGCCATTTATCATTCCTCCATTTCTGTTTTTATTTTCTAATCGTCGGACTTCCGGCCACGCCTTTAGGCGCGACCGGAAGCGAATTTTCTACTATTCGGCGACGCTTGTGCCGCCATCCCATTGACCGATACGGAAGACCACGAATTCAGCCGGTTTTGACGGACAAATTCCGATCTCGCAGGTCAATCTTCCCTGATCGATGAGTTCGCGCGGGTTGGTTTCTTCATCGCATTTGACAAAGAAAGATTCGCCGGCGGTTCGACCAAAGAGCATGCCTTCTCGCCAACAGATGGTGAGGAAAGCGCTGACGTCTCTCTTAAGCCGCTGCCAAAGATCGAAATCATTAGGCTCAAACACAGTCCAATGCGTACTGTCGCCAACTGATTTTTCGACCATATTGAACAGTCTGCGGACGTTCAGATACTTCCACTCAGGATCGCTGGCCAGAGTGCGAGCGCCCCA
Above is a genomic segment from bacterium containing:
- a CDS encoding phage tail protein, which codes for MAAGGVDPLRVHHFALEVTGVDECIFRECSGLEMEIQVVEDYQMDAKGKMVLKKLPGPIKYSNIILRRGVTDSMKLTEWFQKAKDGKMGEARKNGSVVAYAPDATEVARWNFTNGWICKLKGPTMHAGQNEMSVEECEITHEELIRAT